The genomic interval TGGAACAATCATTTAAAGGGTTGAATATGTTCGGTATGGATTTGCAGAACAATGGTATGCAGGATATGTTTAGTCAAATGATGCCGAAACAAAAAGTTGAACGCACTTTAAAGGTTTCACAAGCGCGTGAGGTTTTAATTGATGAAGAAGCATCTAAACTGATTGACGAAGAGGCACTGCATAGTGAAGCGGTGATGTTAACAGAACAGATGGGTATCGTGTTCATTGATGAGATTGATAAAATTGCAGGAGGCAACCAAGGTCCTGATGTTTCACGTCAGGGTGTTCAACGTGACATTTTACCAATCGTTGAAGGTAGCGTCGTACAGACGAAGTATGGTGCTGTCAATACAGAGCATATTTTATTTATCGGTGCTGGTGCATTCCACGTATCTAAGCCGAGCGATTTAATTCCGGAGCTGCAAGGACGTTTTCCAATTCGTGTTGAACTTGAAAAACTTTCAGCTGAAGATTTTAAACGTATTTTAACTGAACCAAAATTATCATTACTGAAACAATATGAAAGCTTACTTGCAACTGAAAATGTTACAATTCATTTTACTGATGAAGCAATCGACAAATTAGCTGAAATGTCATATGAAGTGAATCAGGAAACAGATAATATCGGTGCGAGAAGATTGCATACGATATTAGAAAAAATGCTTGAAGATTTGCTGTTTGAAGCTTCTGAAATGCCAAATGCACACGTTGATATTACGGCACAATATGTAGATTTAAAACTTGGTAATATAACAAAAAATAAAAATTTAAGTGAATATATATTATAAAGGAGATTAACGATGGAACTATTACAGAGAACACGTAAAATCAACAAATTATTACAGGAACATAAAGGACTTGCAGTAGACTTTAAAGAGATGGCTGATTATTTAGGTGCAGCGATGCAGTCTAACGTATTTATTTTATCTCGCCGTGGTAAGCTATTAGGATTTGGTGTTAATGAACTTTTAAAAAATGAACGTATTATTAAAATGCTGGAAGAAAGACAGTTTCCAGAAGAATATGTAGATTTATTGCTA from Macrococcus armenti carries:
- the hslU gene encoding ATP-dependent protease ATPase subunit HslU; the protein is MDATNLTPRQIVNHLDEHIIGQQDAKRKVAVSLRNRYRRMSLGEDIQKEIIPKNILMIGPTGVGKTEIARRMAKLVGAPFIKVEATKYTEVGYVGRDVESMIRDLTENGVRLIKEKKKQEVLEEAKRNAEERLVKLLVPAMKKKENKSSNPFEMLFNQTVQEEEDAPDEHIKLKRKDIKEKLAAKHLEDETVKIKVEQSFKGLNMFGMDLQNNGMQDMFSQMMPKQKVERTLKVSQAREVLIDEEASKLIDEEALHSEAVMLTEQMGIVFIDEIDKIAGGNQGPDVSRQGVQRDILPIVEGSVVQTKYGAVNTEHILFIGAGAFHVSKPSDLIPELQGRFPIRVELEKLSAEDFKRILTEPKLSLLKQYESLLATENVTIHFTDEAIDKLAEMSYEVNQETDNIGARRLHTILEKMLEDLLFEASEMPNAHVDITAQYVDLKLGNITKNKNLSEYIL